GAGGGCGGCAGGGTGCGCGGCGTGCGCCTGGCGGACGGCGAAGGCATCGCGGCGCGCGCCGTCGTCTCCAACGCGCATGTACAGACCACCCTGCTCAAGCTGGTCGGCGCAGAACGGTTGCCCGGCGATCTGGCAGCGCGCGTAGGGCGCATTCGCGTCGGCAACGGCTTCGGCATGACCGTGCGCTGCGCCGCAGACGCGCTGCCCGACTACCTGGCCGCGCCATCGGGCGGGCAGCCGCATCCCAGTCACCACGGCCTGCAACTGCTCTGCCCCTCGCTCGGCTATCTCCAGCGCGCCTACGAGGACTACCGCCAGGGCCGACCGGCGCGCGATCCGGCGGTGATCGCCATGACCTTCTCGGCGATCGATCCCGATGTCGCACCACCGGGCAAACACACCGTCTTTCTGTGGGGGCAGTACCACCCGTACGAGCTGAGCAACGGCGAGCATTGGGACGCCATCGCCGAGCGCGAGGCCGACAAGCTGCTGGAGGTGCTCTACCGCTACGCCCCCAATATGCGCGGCGCGATCAGGCAGCGCTTCATCCAGACGCCGCTAGATCTGGAGCGCCGTCTGGGCCTGCTGCGCGGCAACGTGATGCATGTTGAAATGTCGTTTGACCAGATGTTCTGTTTCCGCCCTCTGCCGGAGCTGTCGGCCTACCGCGTGCCGGGCATCGCCGGCCTGTATCTGACCGGCGCCTCGACCCATCCCGGCGGCGGCGTGTTTGCCGCCTCGGGCTACAACACCGCGCAGGTGGTGCTGCGCGACGCGCGTCCCCGGCGCTGGTGGGCGGTAGCCGGCCTGGCAGCCGGCGCCGCTGGCGCGGCGTTGGTGGCACACCGGCGGCGCAACACCTGAAACGGGCCTAGTTGTCGCGACCTTTGCCCTTGCCGCGCTCGACCGACGCAGGGGACGGCCTGGCCGGGCGCTGGCGATCCGGCGACGCTGCCCTGGGCCGCTCGGGCGGCTTCGGCCGGTCGGCCTGCGGCAGCGGTTTGGCGCGCTCGGCTGGAGGCACGGCGGACGCCGTCCTAGCCGCTTCCGACACCGGGTGTGGCGCTGCCACCGGCGGTGCTGTCGCCGCCGCCGGCGACCAACGGCTATCGCGCCCCTCAGGCCACGCCGGCGGCACGGGCCTGGCCGTTGGCACAGGCGTTGACCGGGGGAGCGGCAGAACGGGCAGAGAGCGTGCCCCGGGCCGGGCCGTACTGGCCCAACGGGCCAGCGCCAGCGCCGCGTCGAGCACCGCCTGCTCATCCGGCGCTGCCTGTCCGGCATACGCCGCCAGCCGGCGCACATGGGCATCGCCATCCGCATGCAGCCGCATCAGCAGCCTGGACTGCTCGGCGGCCGGCAGCACGGCAATCGCCTCCAGCGCGCGGCCGTAGGCCTGTTCCAAACCTGCTGTCAGGCGTGCGTCAGGCGCGTGGCCACGCTCCAGCATCTGCACCGTCTCGCTGACGCGCCGGTCGGCCAGCCACAAGGCCACGCTGACGCGCCCTGCAGGCGTGCGCTGGAGCCGCCACCACAACTCCTCACCGGCCCGCTTCCAGCCATAGAGCCGATCGCCGGGCAGCGCTCGGGCTGCCACCGCCGTCACACTGCTCAGGCCCAGCACGAGGCACAGCAGACAGAGCAGTACGCCGCGCCTGACGCGTCGGGTACATTGTCGCTCGCGCTGTCGCTGGGCGAGCACCGCCTGGCGCAGACGCCGGCGCGCCACGGTGCGCGCAGTCGGCTCGAGCTCGATCGCGGCCAGCGCGCGTAACGAACGCGCAACCTCCAGCAACGGCGCCAGCCGCGCTGCCGAGGATGGATAACGCAGCAACAGGCGTTCGGGGGGCAGAACGTCGAGTTGGTCGATGCAAGCGTCGAGCACGGCGTCTAGCCGTTCGTGCGCCGGCCAGGGCTGCAACATGTCGTGTCATCCGTTGTGACGGGCGGCGCCTAGACCTCTCGTGAATTGCGCGGCACGCCCAACAAGCGGGCGATGGTGTTGAGCGCGCGATGCTGCATCGCCTTGACGGCACCAACCGTCTGGCCGGTGATGGTGGCCACTTCTTCGGTGCTTAGCCGCTCGATAAAGCGCAGGATCACCACCTGCTGTTGTTCGGGCGTCAGGCGCAGGATCGCCGCACGCAACTCCTCGTGCTCCAGCGTGCGTCCCACAATCTCCTCGGCCGAGTGCGGCGCCGGCAGCGTCTCATCCAGCTCGACCGATTGCCGCTTCTGCTGGCGATAATAATCTACCAGCCGCGTGTAAGCAATACGAAAGATCCATCCACTAAACACGCGCGCCTGGGATCGATCCGGCAAGCGAAATAACCGAATCGACTCAACTATCCGCAGAAAAACCTCGCTCACCAGTTCTTCAGCGACGTGTTGATCGCCGGAACGGTAGAAAAAATAGCGATACAGCGGGTCTGCGAAATATTCGTATATGCGATCGAACGCTTGAGGATCGTGCGCTTGCGCATCACGCACCAGGGACACGACTTCCGCGTCCGACGGGAGCTCCATGCATACCCTCGTGTATCTAACCGTTGCGCAGCGCGAAAGGATACGCCTGCGTCTGCCCGCTCAGCCATCGATGGTGAACGAGAGGATTGCAGCGATAGTGTACCCTGTCTTTGATATTAATGAAAGCATCAATCGCCCATATGTCAAGAGCGTGGAAAATTGGACGAAAGTCGTAGGGCATCCCCCCTTGACACGCCGGGAAGGCCCGTGCTATGCTGGCAGCAGCCTGCTGCCCAGGCTGCTGCTTGCAATCGAGCAGTAGATCATTGCGTTCCGTGCGGAGGATCGAACGATGTTGCACCTACATCAGCGCCAAATCTCCCTCGTTGGCGGGAGCGCCAGCCGCTTCCAGGCCTGGCGTGACGCCTGTCGCACGGCGCTTGTTCTGCAGGCCAGCGCAGCACTACAGCCGATCCTGATGGCCCGAACCAGCAGCAGCGGTATCGATGGGAGTCGTGTGCCCAAACGGCGGAGTGTTCCCATGTAACCCGGCAGATACATGGAGCTACTTCCGGCCGTGGGCACCCCGCCTGCGGCCGATTGATTTTCAGCACGGCCGCAGATCCTCGCCAGATCGCGGCCGTGCTGCGCTATGTGGCCGTAGCTGTCACAGCACAAATGTACGATCGATGGCAGTGCAGGAGGACCGTATGTTGATTCTGGAACCGGATGGACAACTGGATCGCCAACCACGGCCCCGGCGCTCGCTGCTGTCGTTGCTCTGGACGAAGCTAGTCCGCTGGCTGAAACAGCGCTAGCCGCGTTGCCCCCACTGAGCGACGCGGCACTTGATGCCGCGCCTCGGTTCGCCACAGACCGGTGCAAAGCGTCGTTTGGTTTGGTACGCTACATCATGCACTGCCGGGCAGCGACCATGTTGTGGATGGAGGGCTGCTGCCCGGCGAGCAGGACACACCGACACACAGAGGCTGAAACCAACCCAAGGAGCCTTGCATGAGTTCGATCACACTGGATGCGCCTGCAGCCCCAGCACTGCTCGCGTCGCGACCATCAGGCACGCCGGCGCTGGTGATCGAGGATGTCGTCAAATCATTTCAGCCCGAACAGCAGGGCTGGTGGCGGCGCAAGCCACTCAAGCCCCCGATCCTGGCCGTCGATCATGTCAGCCTGAGCGTGCCGCAGGGCGAGATCTTCGGGCTGCTCGGCGCCAACGGCTCCGGCAAATCCACACTGATTCGCCTGATCGCCACGCTGCTCATCCCGGACGCCGGCCGGATCAGCGTCTTCGGCCATGACGTGCAGACCGAGGAGAAGACCGTCAAACGGCTGATCAACCGCGTCTCGGTCGAAGCCTCGTTCTTCAAAAAGCTCAGCGCCGCAGAAAACCTGATCTACGGCGCGCGGCTGTATGGGCTGAGCCCACACGAGGCCCGGCCCGCGGCCTTGCGCATCCTGCAACAGCTGGGGCTGAGCGAAAAGCGCTTCAGCGAGCCGCTGGAGCACATGTCGCGCGGCATGCAGCAAAAGGTCGCGATCGCGCGCGGCCTGTTGACCGCCCCGCGGCTACTCCTACTGGACGAGCCGACCACCGGCCTCGACCCGCGCTCCAAGAAGGATGTGCAGGAGTTCATCCTGCGCATGCGCGCAGAGCGCGGCACCACCGTCTTTCTGACAACGCATGACATGGACGAGGCGGACCGGCTCTGCGATCGCATCGCGATCATCGAGCGCGGCCGGATTGTCGCTCTGGACACGCCGCAGGGCCTCAAACGCATGATCGGGGAACGCCACGGCACCAACGGCCAGACGAGCATGGAGGACGTTTTTCTAGCGCTTACCGGACGCTCACTGGATGAAGATCACGACGAGGAAGAGGACTGATCGTGGCTCGTACCATGCACCACTCCGCCCAGACGGCCGCGGGCGGGAACATTCTGGGTCTGCTCATCGCCGGCGTGCTGGTCTTTGGCGGCTTCTTCTACGGCTATAAAGCGCTGACGACCGGCGAATGGCTGTGGTGGCAGGCGCGTTTCACCGCCCAGCCGCAACGGCTCATCATTCTGAATCAGGGCACGCGCATCGAGCTCACCGCCGACGACCCGCGCTTTGCCGAGCTGACCCAGGCGTTGAACGAAGCGATTTCGAGCGGGTATTATTTTGCCAGCTTTGGCGTATCGGAGCGCACCTGGCAGCGCCTGGAGCAAAACAGCCTGCTGCTTGAAGCGGTCTATGCCGCGCCGGTGCGCCTGCGTGGCGGCATCGCCCCAACGCAGCGGCTGCGGGTGCAGATCGGCGCGTCGGTCGATGGCATCACGCGCACGCTGTTCCGCAGCAACACCGACGCGTGGGATCGACTGCCGCTGATTCTCAACACGGTTGAGCCGCTCCGCGCGGCGCTGACGCGCCTGGGGTTCGGCGCCTGAGCGATGACAAGCATAGGGGGAGCACCTGGAACGATGCGCATGCGAGCAGCCCGTCCCGACGAATACCAGCAGATCCTAGAACTGATTGCGCGCGCGTTTCCGCCCGGCGACCCAGCGGTCGGCCTGGTAGCCACCACCGTCCACAACGATCCGCGCTTCCACCCCGAGCTGCTGCGCGTTGCCGAACGCGATGGACGCATCGTCGGCGTTGTGCATCTGATCGACCGTCCGGTGCGCATCGGCGTAGCGCAGATCCCCTGCGCGATGATCGCGCCGCTGGCAACGGCACCGGAGCATCAGGGCAGCGGCGTGGGCTCGGCCCTGATGCGCGACGCGCTGGACTGGATGCGTGCACACGGTAAGCTGCTGTCGATGCTGTGGGGGCACCCCTGGCTCTACCCGCGCTACGGCTATGCCCCCGGCATCAAGCGCTACTGCATCAGCGTCCCCGCGACGCTGCGGCCCTATGGTGAGACAGCCTACACGCTCCGCCCGGCAACCCCCAGCGATGCCTGCGCGCTGGCCGAGGTGTACCACACTGCCACGGCCACAACCACGTTGGCCGAGACGCGCTCGGACCAGCCTTGGGAGTGGCGCGCGCCCGATCCGGCCACGACCACCGAGGTAGTTATCGATCCGGCGGGCGCGCTGCGCGGGTATCTGCGCAGCACACCCCGCGCCGACCACCTATATGTCGGCGAAGTGATGGCGCTGGATCTGGGGGCCGCCCGGGCGCTCTTCGATCGGCTGCTGCAGCTCCTGCGGCAGCATGGCCTGGCCGAGGCGCGCGTCAACAGTCCGCCGGATCTGCTCTGGAGCCGCGTGGCCTGGGCCCAGGGCGCGCAGGTCTGCACCGGCAACGGCAATGGCGCGGGCATGGTGCGTGTGATCGACACACCGGCGCTGCTACGCGCCCTGCAGCCGGAGTTGGAGCGGCGCGTGCGGCGCTCGGAGTGGGTCGCGCGGCGCAGCGCGGTGCGCATCGAAACACCGGCGGGCCGCGCGACGGTCCGTCTCGAACACGGCATGATCGCGATCGACGATGGCCGCGCCGGCAACGCGATCACCCTGCCGTTCCATGCGCTGGGGCCGCTGATCAGCGGCTACCAGTCGATCGTCGACCTACAGGCAGCGACCGGCGTGTATATCGACGGCGCCGATACGCTGCGGTTGCTCGAGGTCCTCTTTCCAGAGGGCTATCCACACTGGGCGTTCGCGGCCTACTACGGCGAGGGCTAGCCGGAACACCGGCGCCGGGGCCGCCTGGCGCTCTCGTGCTGAAGGAGGTTTATGCTCGGTACTGTGGTCAAGGCGCAAAGCGGCTTCTTCTGGGTGGCGACCGATGACGGTCCGACGCTGCGCTGCACGCTGCGCGGACGCCTCAAAAAGGAGCGCGTCGCCAGCGACATCGCCACCATCGGCGACCGGGTGCGTGTCACGCCCACGCTTGGCGGCGAGGGTGTGATCGAGGACGTGCTACCGCGGCGCAGCAAACTGGCGCGCCGTGCCGCCGGCGCCAAGGGCGTGTGGAAGGAAGACGTGCTGGTCGCCAATCTAGATCAACTGGTGGCCGTGTTTGCTGTGGCCAGTCCCGATCCCAACCTGCGCCTGTTGGATCGCTACCTGGTCAACGCCGAACTGAACGGGCTGGACACCCTGATCGTCGCCAACAAGTGCGATCTGCGCCCACGCGAGGCCGCGCAGGCGATCTTCAGTCCCTACGCGGCGATCGGCTACCGCGTGCTGTACACCAGCGCCACGCGCGGCGATGGCATCGACACCCTGCGCGACGCGTTGGCCGGCAAGATCTCGGCCTTCAGCGGCCCATCCGGCGTGGGCAAGTCAAGCCTGCTCAACGCGATCCAGCCCGGCCTCCAGTTGCGCACCGGTGCGATCAGCACCGCCGGCGCGAACATAGGCAAGGGCCGGCACACCACCGTCGCGCCGGAGCTGATTCCGCTCAGCGTTGGCGGCTACGTCGCCGACACGCCCGGCATTCGCGAGCTGGGCCTGTGGCGCGTGCCACCCAACGAGCTGGATTGGGGCTTTCGCGAGTTTCGGCCCTTCCTCGAGCGGTGCCGCTTTCAACCGTGCAGCCATCTGCACGAGCCGGACTGCGCCGTGCGCGCCGCTGTCGCACGCGGCGCGATCAGCACAGCGCGCTACGACAGCTATACGCGCCTCTATGAAGAGTTGAGCAACGAACTAATCATCCGTTGAGAGGAAGATATGACATCTCACGCGCCTGAGCTGGTCGCGCGCCCCTACCGCGACGATGACCTTGCGGCGACACTGCAACTGCTGGAGGCGGTGCGCGCCGTCGATCCGCATGAAGACGCCATGACCGCGGAGCGCTGGCAGGTTGAACTGCGCGAGCCGGGCTTCGATCCCGAACGCGACCTGCGCCTCTGGCTGGATCGCGACGGGCGTCTGGCGGCCATCGGCGCGCTGTTCTTCCCGCCGAGCGATGCCCGCCAGGGCTACCTGTGGCTGCGCGTCGATCCGACCAGGCCGGCAGCGCAGGTCGTCCCGCCGATCCTCGGGTGGGCTGCACAGCGCCTGGCCGAGGAGCAGCATGCGCGCCGGCAGCCGCTCAGCCTGCGCACCTCGATCAGCGCGCAACACCTGGCCCTGATCGAGGTGGTAGCGCAGCACGGCTTTCGCGCTGTGCGCACCTTCTACCGCATGGCGCGACCCCTGGATCAGCCAATCCCGGCGCCGGTGCTGCCGGCGGGCTTCCGCCTGACGCACAGTGCCGGCAGTGCCGATGCGGAGCGCTGGCTCGATCTGTTCAACCAGTCGTTCATCGACCACTACAACCACCGTCCCTGGACCATCGCCGAGAGCCGGCACGCAATGGAGGACCCGGGCTACGCGCCCGAGCGCGATCTGATCGCCATCGCGCCGGACGGCACCTGGGCCGGCTTTTGCCGCTGTCTGATCGATCCCGCTGAAAACCGGATCACCGGTCGCGACGAGGGCTGGATCCGTATGCTGGGCACGCGACGCGGCTTTCGGCGCATCGGCCTGGGACGCGCCCTGCTGCTGGCCGGGCTCCATACCCTGCGCGACGCTGGCGCGACCACCGCGCTGCTCGGCGTTGATGCTGAAAACCCCAGCGGCGCGGTGGGTCTGTATGAGTCGGTCGGCTTCCAGGTTGTGCAGCGCACGATCAACTACCTCAAGGAGACGTAGACGGCAACCATCTCGTTGGATACGCGCGGCCCCTGCTTCGAAGCAGGGGCCGCGCCGCATGACCGGGCTGTTACACGCGTGCGTCGCCAGGAGCCGGTGGAATGTTGTGGTTGCGCCGGAAGAGATTTGTGGGATCGTACAGGCGCTTGATCGCCTGTAAACGTTCCCAGGTCGCCCCCGGGTAGGCATCCCGCACCCGCGCCGGCCCTTCATCGCCGAGGAAATTGACATACGCCGCATCGCCCTGCCGCAACTGCGCCGCGACGTTGGCAGTCCACGCGGCATAGTGGGCCGCCTCGTCGGGCCGCTCATACTGCGCTGCGACATTGACCATCATCCGGCGCTGGCGATGGGCAAAGGCGGTTGCCTCAACCGGTACGCGCGCTACGGCTCCACCCAACACCCGCACCTGAATGACCGCCAGCTTGGCCGTGGCCGTGCGCAGGTGTTCGAGGATCGCCTCCGCCTGCCCGTGATCAAAAGTATCCATGAACAGCGTCTGCCCGACGGCGAGGGGATGGTAACCTTCTTCTTGGGGCGGAAACAGCTCCGAATAGCGCAGCGGACGTAGCAGATCGGCGATGGGGGTGGCCAGGGCACGGAACGGCGCGATGGCGCGTTGGCCAGCCTCGCTATCACCGGCATAGGCCATCAACACCAGCACCACCGGGCGGCCCTGCTGCTCAACGGGCACAAAGGGCAGTGGCGGCGCGGGCATCATGACATTGGCAATCATCGACAATTCCTCAGGAGCAGCCTCGGCTTGGGCGACCAGGCCCGCGATCACGCTGGGCGTAGCCGGCAACAAGAGCATACCGCCAACCACGCACTCAACCGGGTGCAGGCGGAAGTGGAAGCGCGTCACAACACCGAAGTTGCCGCCACCGCCACGGATCGCCCAGAACAGCTTGGGCTCGTGCTGGGGGTCGACACGGCGCAACTCGCCGTCTGCCGTAACGATCTCGGCGGCCAGCAGGCTATCGATGGTCAGACCGTACTTGCGTACCAGGTAGCCGATGCCGCCGCCCAATGTAATGCCGCCAATCCCCACGCTCGCGGTATCGCCAAAACCGGTAGCCAGTCCGTGCGCGCCGACGGCGGCCGTGTATTCGCCCGCCGTCAGGCCTGCCTCAGCCCACGCGCTACGGCGCTCATGCTCGATCGTCAGCGCCTTCATAGCGCGCAGGTCAAGCACGATCCCGCCATCGGAGGCGCTATGCCCAGCAACACTATGGCCGCCACCCCGGACAGCGAGCTCCAGACCGTTTGCGCGCGCCAGCCTGATAACCTGCGCGACATCGCTCGCGTCCGCAACCGCGGCGATCAGCGCCGGACGACGATCGATCCCACCGTAGAAAACGGCGCGCGCCTGGTGGTAGTCAGCATCCTGCGGCCTGATGACGCGTCCTTTGAGCGTTGTCCGCAGCTCGGCGATATGATCCTGAGATATATGCATT
This is a stretch of genomic DNA from Kallotenue papyrolyticum. It encodes these proteins:
- a CDS encoding phytoene desaturase family protein, with protein sequence MYDVIVVGGGHNGLTCACYLQKAGLRVLVLERRPIVGGAVCTESMWDGYRIDIGSSAHIMIHLTPVIRELELERFGLEYIEMDPFAFYPLPDGSGAIEFWRDLDRTCASIARVAPRDAEAYRRFVEFWGAINEGVFKAFLKPPTPSNLLGAMLGGQFSRAERGSTGGALDTLRRVFTSYGQVITEWFESEALRTALAWLAAQSGPPPDEIGTADFAGWHAMLHRSGAKHPRGGSGMLTQALQRCLQHWGGEVRLEAEVARIEVEGGRVRGVRLADGEGIAARAVVSNAHVQTTLLKLVGAERLPGDLAARVGRIRVGNGFGMTVRCAADALPDYLAAPSGGQPHPSHHGLQLLCPSLGYLQRAYEDYRQGRPARDPAVIAMTFSAIDPDVAPPGKHTVFLWGQYHPYELSNGEHWDAIAEREADKLLEVLYRYAPNMRGAIRQRFIQTPLDLERRLGLLRGNVMHVEMSFDQMFCFRPLPELSAYRVPGIAGLYLTGASTHPGGGVFAASGYNTAQVVLRDARPRRWWAVAGLAAGAAGAALVAHRRRNT
- a CDS encoding DUF5667 domain-containing protein is translated as MLQPWPAHERLDAVLDACIDQLDVLPPERLLLRYPSSAARLAPLLEVARSLRALAAIELEPTARTVARRRLRQAVLAQRQRERQCTRRVRRGVLLCLLCLVLGLSSVTAVAARALPGDRLYGWKRAGEELWWRLQRTPAGRVSVALWLADRRVSETVQMLERGHAPDARLTAGLEQAYGRALEAIAVLPAAEQSRLLMRLHADGDAHVRRLAAYAGQAAPDEQAVLDAALALARWASTARPGARSLPVLPLPRSTPVPTARPVPPAWPEGRDSRWSPAAATAPPVAAPHPVSEAARTASAVPPAERAKPLPQADRPKPPERPRAASPDRQRPARPSPASVERGKGKGRDN
- a CDS encoding RNA polymerase sigma factor, encoding MELPSDAEVVSLVRDAQAHDPQAFDRIYEYFADPLYRYFFYRSGDQHVAEELVSEVFLRIVESIRLFRLPDRSQARVFSGWIFRIAYTRLVDYYRQQKRQSVELDETLPAPHSAEEIVGRTLEHEELRAAILRLTPEQQQVVILRFIERLSTEEVATITGQTVGAVKAMQHRALNTIARLLGVPRNSREV
- a CDS encoding ABC transporter ATP-binding protein translates to MSSITLDAPAAPALLASRPSGTPALVIEDVVKSFQPEQQGWWRRKPLKPPILAVDHVSLSVPQGEIFGLLGANGSGKSTLIRLIATLLIPDAGRISVFGHDVQTEEKTVKRLINRVSVEASFFKKLSAAENLIYGARLYGLSPHEARPAALRILQQLGLSEKRFSEPLEHMSRGMQQKVAIARGLLTAPRLLLLDEPTTGLDPRSKKDVQEFILRMRAERGTTVFLTTHDMDEADRLCDRIAIIERGRIVALDTPQGLKRMIGERHGTNGQTSMEDVFLALTGRSLDEDHDEEED
- a CDS encoding GNAT family N-acetyltransferase, with product MRMRAARPDEYQQILELIARAFPPGDPAVGLVATTVHNDPRFHPELLRVAERDGRIVGVVHLIDRPVRIGVAQIPCAMIAPLATAPEHQGSGVGSALMRDALDWMRAHGKLLSMLWGHPWLYPRYGYAPGIKRYCISVPATLRPYGETAYTLRPATPSDACALAEVYHTATATTTLAETRSDQPWEWRAPDPATTTEVVIDPAGALRGYLRSTPRADHLYVGEVMALDLGAARALFDRLLQLLRQHGLAEARVNSPPDLLWSRVAWAQGAQVCTGNGNGAGMVRVIDTPALLRALQPELERRVRRSEWVARRSAVRIETPAGRATVRLEHGMIAIDDGRAGNAITLPFHALGPLISGYQSIVDLQAATGVYIDGADTLRLLEVLFPEGYPHWAFAAYYGEG
- the rsgA gene encoding ribosome small subunit-dependent GTPase A, with the protein product MLGTVVKAQSGFFWVATDDGPTLRCTLRGRLKKERVASDIATIGDRVRVTPTLGGEGVIEDVLPRRSKLARRAAGAKGVWKEDVLVANLDQLVAVFAVASPDPNLRLLDRYLVNAELNGLDTLIVANKCDLRPREAAQAIFSPYAAIGYRVLYTSATRGDGIDTLRDALAGKISAFSGPSGVGKSSLLNAIQPGLQLRTGAISTAGANIGKGRHTTVAPELIPLSVGGYVADTPGIRELGLWRVPPNELDWGFREFRPFLERCRFQPCSHLHEPDCAVRAAVARGAISTARYDSYTRLYEELSNELIIR
- a CDS encoding GNAT family N-acetyltransferase codes for the protein MTSHAPELVARPYRDDDLAATLQLLEAVRAVDPHEDAMTAERWQVELREPGFDPERDLRLWLDRDGRLAAIGALFFPPSDARQGYLWLRVDPTRPAAQVVPPILGWAAQRLAEEQHARRQPLSLRTSISAQHLALIEVVAQHGFRAVRTFYRMARPLDQPIPAPVLPAGFRLTHSAGSADAERWLDLFNQSFIDHYNHRPWTIAESRHAMEDPGYAPERDLIAIAPDGTWAGFCRCLIDPAENRITGRDEGWIRMLGTRRGFRRIGLGRALLLAGLHTLRDAGATTALLGVDAENPSGAVGLYESVGFQVVQRTINYLKET
- a CDS encoding FAD-binding oxidoreductase, which encodes MHISQDHIAELRTTLKGRVIRPQDADYHQARAVFYGGIDRRPALIAAVADASDVAQVIRLARANGLELAVRGGGHSVAGHSASDGGIVLDLRAMKALTIEHERRSAWAEAGLTAGEYTAAVGAHGLATGFGDTASVGIGGITLGGGIGYLVRKYGLTIDSLLAAEIVTADGELRRVDPQHEPKLFWAIRGGGGNFGVVTRFHFRLHPVECVVGGMLLLPATPSVIAGLVAQAEAAPEELSMIANVMMPAPPLPFVPVEQQGRPVVLVLMAYAGDSEAGQRAIAPFRALATPIADLLRPLRYSELFPPQEEGYHPLAVGQTLFMDTFDHGQAEAILEHLRTATAKLAVIQVRVLGGAVARVPVEATAFAHRQRRMMVNVAAQYERPDEAAHYAAWTANVAAQLRQGDAAYVNFLGDEGPARVRDAYPGATWERLQAIKRLYDPTNLFRRNHNIPPAPGDARV